Proteins encoded together in one Salarias fasciatus chromosome 17, fSalaFa1.1, whole genome shotgun sequence window:
- the elk3 gene encoding ETS domain-containing protein Elk-3: protein MESSITLWQFLLQLLVDQSHKHLICWTSNDGEFKLLKSEEVAKLWGLRKNKTNMNYDKLSRALRYYYDKNIIKKVIGQKFVYKFVSFPEILKMDPALVESGRCSEGSGGAASEPEAEDEDGAERNQYLHSGLYSSFTVGSLQRPIKTEPRSDRHDDGSSVIRFVTNRGRASLPCTPPPSSAENSHSSRLSPRPARSSSPGSPSPPRSPAPPPARPRFADADESEGSSQPLNLSSGLRERERSQSAAASERRGLAGGTPLKGRKPKSLEISAPSLLLTGSDLVSIALNSPALPSGSLTPAFLTAQTPSGLLLAPSPLLSNIHFWSSLSPVGPLSPAQLQSHAPLFQFPSLLNGPLPVPLPAVDAPSPLLLSSSSQKS, encoded by the exons ATGGAGAGCTCCATCACACTCTGGcagttcctgctgcagctgctggtcgaCCAGAGCCACAAGCACCTCATCTGCTGGACGTCCAACGACGGCGAGTTCAAGCTGCTCAAGTCGGAGGAGGTGGCCAAGCTGTGGGGGCTGCGCAAGAACAAGACCAACATGAACTACGACAAGCTGAGCCGGGCGCTGAGATACTACTACGACAAG AACATCATCAAGAAGGTGATCGGACAAAAGTTCGTCTACAAGTTTGTGTCGTTTCCCGAGATCCTGAAGATGGACCCTGCCCTGGTGGAGTCGGGCCGCTGCAGCGAggggagcggcggcgccgcgtCCGAACCCGAGGCCGAAGACGAGGACGGGGCCGAGAGGAACCAGTACCTCCACTCTGGCCTGTACTCCTCCTTCACCGTCGGCTCCCTGCAGCGTCCAATCAAGACGGAGCCCCGGTCGGACCGCCACGATGACGGCTCGTCCGTCATCCGCTTCGTAACCAACCGCGGGCGCGCTTCCCTGCCCTGCACCCCGCCGCCGTCCTCGGCGGAGAACTCTCactcctccagactgtctcccCGGCCGgcccgctcctcctcccccggCTCCCCGTCCCCGCCgcggagccccgcccccccgccggcGAGGCCGCGGTTCGCCGACGCCGACGAGTCGGAGGGCAGCAGCCAGCCCCTCAACCTGTCGTCCGGcctgagggagagggagaggtcgcagagcgccgccgcctccgagAGGCGAGGACTGGCCGGCGGCACGCCGCTGAAAGGCAGGAAGCCAAAGAGTCTGGAAATCTCCGCCCCGTCTCTcctcctgacaggaagtgacctcGTCTCCATAGCGCTCAACAGCCCGGCGCTGCCCTCGGGGTCCCTGACCCCCGCCTTCCTCACGGCGCAG aCTCCATCTGGCCTGCTGCTCGCTCCCAGCCCTCTGCTCTCCAACATCCACTTCTGGTCCAGCCTGAGTCCAGTGGGACCCCTGAGCCCCgcccagctgcagagccacgcCCCCCTCTTCCAG TTCCCCTCCCTGCTGAACGGACCCCTCCCGGTGCCGCTGCCCGCCGTGgacgccccctcccccctgctgctctcctccagctcccagaaGTCCTGA
- the cdk17 gene encoding cyclin-dependent kinase 17 — MEKMKRIKKRLSLTLRPSQTIDESLSELAEQLTIEDGGTKDNEPFMRNGRPPTSHSMHSFLHQYTGSFKKPPLRRPHSVIGGTLGSFMAMPRNGSRLDIVHENLKMGSDGESDQASGTSSDEVQSPTGVCLRNRVHRRISMEDLNKRLSLPADIRIPDGYLEKLQLSSPPFDQPLSRRSRRASLSEIGFGKLETYIKLDKLGEGTYATVFKGRSKLTDNLVALKEIRLEHEEGAPCTAIREVSLLKDLKHANIVTLHDIVHTDKSLTLVFEYLDKDLKQYMDDCGNIMSMHNVKVFLFQILRGLSYCHKRKVLHRDLKPQNLLINEKGELKLADFGLARAKSVPTKTYSNEVVTLWYRPPDVLLGSSEYSTQIDMWGVGCIFYEMAAGRPLFPGSTVEDELHLIFRLLGTPTEENWPGISSVDEFKSYNFPKYKPQPLINHAPRLDSDGIELLLAFLKYESKKRISADEAMKHSYFRQLGMRVHNLPESVSIFTLKEVQLQRDPGYRNSSYPESGNGKINRRQSMLF, encoded by the exons atggagaagatgaagaggatCAAGAAGCGCCTGTCCTTAACCCTCCGGCCCAGCCAGACCATCGACGAGTCTCTGTCCGAGCTGGCCGAGCAGCTGACCATCGAGGACGGCGGCACCAAAGACAACG agcCCTTCATGAGGAACGGCCGGCCGCCGACCTCCCACAGCATGCACTCCTTCCTGCACCAGTACACCGGCTCCTTCAAgaagccgccgctccgccggccGCACAGCGTCATCGGCGGCACGCTGGGCTCCTTCATGGCCATGCCGCGCAACGGGAGCCGCCTGG ACATCGTGCACGAGAACCTGAAGATGGGATCGGACGGCGAGAGTGACCAGGCGTCGGGGACGTCCTCCGACGAGGTCCAGTCGCCCACCGGCGTCTGCCTGAGGAACCGAGTCCACCGACGGATCTCCATGGAG gaccTGAACAAGCGGCTGTCACTGCCCGCCGACATCCGGATCCCAGACGGCTacctggagaagctgcagctcagcagccCGCCGTTCGACCAGCCGCTCAGCCGCCGCTCCCGCCGAGCCTCGCTG TCGGAAATTGGTTTTGGGAAGTTGGAGACGTACATCAAGCTGGACAAGCTGGGAGAG GGAACGTACGCCACGGTGTTTAAAGGACGCAGCAAGCTGACGGACAACCTGGTGGCCCTGAAGGAGATCCGGCTGGAGCACGAGGAAGGAGCTCCGTGCACCGCCATCAGAGAAG TGTCTCTACTGAAGGACCTGAAGCACGCCAACATCGTGACGTTACACGACATCGTCCACACCGACAAGAGCCTCACGCTCGTCTTCGAGTACCTG GATAAGGACCTGAAGCAGTACATGGACGACTGTGGGAACATCATGAGTATGCACAACGTGAAG gtgtTTCTGTTCCAGATTTTACGAGGACTGTCCTACTGTCACAAGAGGAAGGTTCTCCACAGAGACCTGAAGCCACAGAACCTCCTCATTAACGAGAAAGGGGAGCTCAAGCTGGCTGATTTCG GTCTGGCGAGGGCGAAGTCAGTTCCCACTAAAACCTATTCCAACGAGGTGGTGACTCTGTGGTACCGGCCCCCCGACGTCCTGCTGGGGTCCTCGGAGTACTCAACACAGATCGACATGTG ggGTGTCGGCTGTATATTCTACGAGATGGCTGCGGGTCGGCCTCTGTTCCCGGGCTCCACCGTGGAGGACGAGCTCCACCTCATCTTCAGGCTGCTGG GCACGCCCACCGAGGAGAACTGGCCGGGAATCTCCTCCGTCGACGAGTTCAAATCCTACAACTTTCCCAAATACAAGCCGCAGCCGTTGATCAACCACGCCCCCAG GCTGGACAGCGACGGCATCGAGCTGCTGCTGGCGTTCCTCAAA TATGAATCCAAGAAGAGGATCTCAGCCGACGAGGCCATGAAGCATTCCTACTTCCGGCAGCTCGGGATGAGAGTCCACAACCTCCCCGAGA GCGTATCGATATTCACGTTAAAAGaagtgcagctgcagagagacccCGGTTACAGGAACTCCTCATACCCAGAGTCAG ggAACGGAAAGATCAACAGAAGGCAAAGCATGCTCTTCTAA